In the Deinococcus ficus genome, one interval contains:
- the wecB gene encoding non-hydrolyzing UDP-N-acetylglucosamine 2-epimerase — protein MTSSKRIVLAFGTRPEATKMAPVYRALEAQPGLTPLILSTGQQREMLDGALNVFGLTPDRDLNVMTQRQTLADLTARIVPQAGAVLREMGADMVLVHGDTTTSFCVALAAFYEGIPVGHVEAGLRSGSLREPFPEEANRRLTGVLSTLDFSPTTGSRDNLRREGKAETGIFVTGQTAVDAVREVAGRVPLRPEWQARVAAGQRLVTVTMHRRENQPMMREMAQALARVAAAHPDTHFIYPVHLSPAVQEAVRPTLEVVSNFELTAPLDYSDMAPLMAASVLLATDSGGLQEEGAALNVPVAVLRNVTERPEGVEAGVLRLAGNDPTTLEAVLNELLSSPDLLEAMRRAPNPYGDGQAARRIAQAIAWHFGLADRPADWR, from the coding sequence ATGACCTCCAGCAAACGCATTGTCCTGGCCTTCGGCACCCGTCCGGAAGCCACCAAGATGGCCCCCGTGTACCGCGCCCTGGAAGCGCAGCCGGGCCTCACGCCCCTCATCCTCTCCACCGGGCAGCAGCGCGAGATGCTCGACGGCGCCCTGAACGTGTTCGGCCTGACGCCGGACCGCGACCTGAACGTGATGACGCAGCGCCAGACCCTCGCGGACCTCACCGCCCGGATCGTGCCGCAGGCAGGCGCGGTGCTGCGCGAGATGGGCGCCGACATGGTCCTCGTGCACGGCGACACGACCACCAGCTTCTGCGTGGCCCTGGCCGCCTTCTACGAGGGCATCCCGGTGGGGCACGTGGAGGCCGGGCTGCGCAGCGGCAGCCTGCGCGAACCCTTCCCGGAGGAAGCCAACCGCCGCCTGACCGGCGTGCTCAGCACCCTGGACTTTTCCCCCACGACCGGCAGCCGCGACAACCTGCGCCGCGAAGGCAAGGCGGAAACCGGCATCTTCGTGACCGGGCAGACCGCCGTGGACGCCGTGCGCGAGGTGGCCGGCCGGGTGCCGCTGCGCCCCGAGTGGCAGGCCCGCGTGGCCGCCGGGCAGCGGCTGGTGACCGTCACCATGCACCGCCGCGAGAACCAGCCCATGATGCGCGAGATGGCCCAGGCCCTCGCCCGCGTGGCCGCCGCCCACCCGGACACGCACTTCATCTACCCGGTGCACCTGTCCCCGGCCGTGCAGGAGGCCGTGCGCCCCACGCTGGAGGTTGTGTCGAACTTCGAACTCACCGCGCCGCTCGACTACAGCGACATGGCTCCCCTGATGGCCGCCAGCGTGCTGCTCGCCACCGACAGCGGCGGCCTGCAGGAGGAGGGCGCGGCCCTGAACGTGCCCGTGGCGGTGCTGCGCAACGTCACCGAGCGGCCGGAGGGCGTGGAGGCCGGCGTGCTGCGCCTCGCCGGGAACGACCCGACCACCCTGGAAGCCGTGCTGAACGAACTGCTTTCCAGCCCCGACCTGCTGGAAGCGATGCGCCGCGCCCCGAACCCCTACGGGGACGGGCAGGCCGCCCGGCGGATCGCGCAGGCCATCGCCTGGCACTTCGGGCTGGCCGACCGGCCCGCCGACTGGCGCTGA
- a CDS encoding metal-binding protein produces MPSGRVHNLINIAAYSVLAAGALYTTRAGLWVVTPTQALNFTLAFAAGTFLLSPDLDLAEGRVDSKRHWGLLGFLWVPYGMVFSHRGLSHTWVVGPLTRLAYLAIVTVIVVGLLRYLLPGLEMPAIPQPLDTKFLIPLVAGYYLSQWLHLIADGVRPDHGLRRSARKRRR; encoded by the coding sequence TTGCCCAGCGGACGCGTTCACAACCTCATCAACATTGCCGCGTACAGCGTTCTGGCCGCCGGGGCGCTGTACACCACCCGCGCCGGCCTGTGGGTGGTCACGCCCACCCAGGCGCTGAATTTCACGCTGGCGTTCGCCGCAGGGACGTTCTTGCTCTCGCCGGACCTGGACCTCGCGGAGGGCCGCGTGGACAGCAAACGCCACTGGGGCCTGCTGGGCTTCCTGTGGGTGCCGTACGGCATGGTGTTCAGCCACCGCGGCCTGTCGCACACCTGGGTCGTGGGCCCCCTCACCCGGCTGGCCTATCTGGCGATCGTGACCGTGATCGTGGTGGGCCTGCTGCGCTACCTGCTGCCCGGCCTGGAGATGCCGGCCATCCCGCAGCCGCTGGACACGAAATTCCTGATTCCCCTGGTGGCCGGCTACTACCTCAGCCAGTGGCTGCACCTGATCGCCGACGGCGTCCGCCCGGACCACGGGTTGCGCCGCAGCGCCCGCAAACGCCGGCGCTGA
- a CDS encoding MraY family glycosyltransferase, with amino-acid sequence MDAFRAVMAQIGIADPLGTGFLSVLVTFFTALVFTWRFIPRLREFAVQAGWADMPNARRLNTEPLPNAGGLAIFAGFVASVIVAWAGRPIVVELVNIQVLAIMLGASLLVLTGFIDDQFGLSPVTRLLVQALVAALLIVNGLKIDFNAIPFLPVLPDPVAGPLSTVLTVLWIVGLTNAVNLMDGVDGVVGGVGFVVSMVLLVTAAQFTDRAAAVILLAGLAGATLAYLRYNFNPSRIIMGDAGAYLIGFTLAAVSLLGTLKFSAGASLLVPLIVLALPVVDTTQVVIGRLARGIRNPLGHPDKTHIHHRVLARTASARRTAVILWAVATACGAFGMWLQGVDPRAILMTVLIITVCLGFVATRRVRAHRRELDPAAPDPDATPSEKQ; translated from the coding sequence ATGGACGCGTTTCGGGCCGTCATGGCACAGATCGGCATTGCCGACCCCCTGGGCACCGGGTTTCTCAGTGTGCTCGTCACCTTCTTCACGGCCCTCGTGTTCACCTGGCGCTTCATTCCGCGTCTCCGGGAGTTCGCGGTGCAGGCCGGCTGGGCCGATATGCCCAACGCCCGGCGCCTGAACACCGAGCCCCTGCCGAACGCGGGCGGCCTGGCGATCTTCGCGGGCTTCGTCGCCAGCGTGATCGTCGCCTGGGCCGGGCGGCCCATCGTGGTGGAACTGGTGAACATCCAGGTGCTGGCCATCATGCTGGGCGCGTCCCTGCTCGTCCTCACGGGCTTCATCGACGACCAGTTCGGCCTGTCCCCGGTCACGCGGCTGCTGGTGCAGGCGCTCGTGGCGGCCCTGCTGATCGTGAACGGCCTGAAGATCGACTTCAACGCGATTCCGTTCCTGCCGGTCCTGCCGGACCCGGTGGCCGGGCCGCTGTCCACCGTGCTCACCGTGCTGTGGATCGTGGGCCTCACGAACGCCGTGAACCTGATGGACGGCGTGGACGGCGTGGTGGGCGGCGTGGGCTTCGTGGTCAGCATGGTGCTGCTCGTCACTGCCGCCCAGTTCACGGACCGCGCCGCCGCCGTGATCCTGCTCGCCGGGCTGGCCGGCGCCACCCTGGCGTACCTGCGGTACAACTTCAACCCCAGCCGCATCATCATGGGCGACGCCGGCGCGTACCTGATCGGGTTCACGCTCGCCGCCGTGAGCCTGCTCGGCACCCTGAAATTCAGTGCCGGGGCGAGCCTGCTCGTGCCCCTGATCGTGCTCGCCCTGCCAGTCGTGGACACCACTCAGGTCGTGATCGGCCGGCTGGCACGCGGCATCCGCAATCCCCTCGGCCACCCGGACAAGACGCACATTCACCACCGCGTGCTGGCCCGCACCGCGTCCGCGCGCCGCACTGCCGTGATCCTCTGGGCGGTCGCCACCGCCTGCGGCGCGTTCGGGATGTGGCTGCAGGGCGTGGACCCCCGCGCGATCCTGATGACGGTCCTGATCATCACGGTGTGCCTGGGCTTCGTGGCCACCCGCCGCGTGCGCGCCCACCGCCGTGAACTCGACCCTGCGGCACCCGATCCCGACGCCACCCCATCGGAGAAGCAATGA
- a CDS encoding YkgJ family cysteine cluster protein encodes MTRRPARRFTPSPAPREAGPPAPARPADDVVGRTVQDAYRRYARQAGNWLTGYAARGGQVYCGAGCFACCNMPIRVSLAEALVTVRALGAAQRAAVQAHARRVVENARTARNDEEYVQRHRTEVGYCPLLDRATGSCSQYDVRPTRCRDTFSALPAVYCEAGTWEAMNRREREEYRRTVARTPGTDGELHFIAPLEHLSEPVWVAAARVMRQTWGVEVWGDFWVLTTLAADPAFMQAVEAGQGRAAWQAAARRGLAHRALLEFGA; translated from the coding sequence ATGACCCGCCGTCCGGCCCGCCGTTTCACCCCGTCCCCTGCGCCCCGGGAGGCGGGCCCCCCTGCCCCAGCGCGCCCGGCGGACGACGTGGTCGGCCGGACGGTGCAGGACGCGTACCGGCGATACGCCCGGCAGGCCGGAAACTGGCTGACGGGGTACGCGGCGCGCGGCGGGCAGGTGTACTGCGGGGCGGGGTGTTTCGCGTGCTGCAACATGCCCATCCGGGTGAGTCTGGCCGAGGCGCTGGTCACGGTCCGGGCGCTGGGCGCGGCGCAGCGCGCGGCGGTGCAGGCGCACGCGCGCCGCGTCGTGGAGAACGCCCGCACGGCCCGCAATGACGAGGAGTACGTGCAGAGGCACCGCACCGAGGTCGGGTACTGCCCGCTGCTGGACCGCGCGACCGGGTCGTGCTCGCAGTACGACGTGCGGCCCACCCGCTGCCGCGACACCTTCAGCGCGCTGCCGGCCGTGTACTGCGAGGCCGGCACCTGGGAGGCCATGAACCGCCGGGAGCGGGAGGAGTACCGCCGGACGGTCGCGCGCACGCCCGGCACGGACGGGGAGCTGCACTTCATCGCGCCGCTGGAGCACCTGTCCGAGCCGGTGTGGGTGGCGGCGGCGCGGGTGATGCGGCAGACCTGGGGCGTGGAGGTCTGGGGGGACTTCTGGGTCCTGACCACGCTGGCGGCCGACCCGGCGTTCATGCAGGCAGTGGAGGCCGGGCAGGGCCGGGCGGCGTGGCAGGCGGCGGCGCGGCGCGGGCTGGCGCACCGGGCCCTGCTGGAATTCGGCGCCTGA
- a CDS encoding ATP-binding protein: MDWKALLADLRAHLPPTGPAGSGGRAQRGSLRWLEREMRRVGGNPASVRNIIYRDVGTAADKAALHALLGELAAEAGRPLPGLDRPAADPAPPELDLLGRSKKRAYRQFLAGVRAGRAPRLIVSGPPGSGKTVLTDQIALALTRAGTPFVRHRLSGEVGPLLNLPRDAGRTYAEQSAAQHAAARALLPGSGVLLVQVGAALSFHGAAPRDTQASRVSAARWASQALLGALPAGVAALLTVEEPAGLEDVPVEHIRIQPPTAAESRQYLMTRLGVNRAEAERLLSETGRHLDRLTLLVRAHGDDAAEGALHDPDSRMLAEATAALHDLHALIPDRNAPQPPAVPAFPDALLTAALGRPVTSLPAHARALLRPAGPGTWQAGPALTASWPRVGRAPRESALRHVAMADGLPPDLSGARVHALVALHDWPGVLSLLGRHPDLARHLPAVWGAARGQPPGTVRDGLARALAQHFAGRGQYSHPQMRDALFMLMESDSDGVRAWTRVKLAESSLETGNLEAARTQLAHPDVAGLLGDGGDRTRDPWRLSAQAEALLVQAALARWDGHLDEARAAVADPRVRHGGPRAQLWRGLIDKDLGDTPGALSALRSVPASSPLLSARARYQEGDLLLRLGWPGPALTALTDALARLEAAGGTAEEQARVTARRATALRRLGRLDEALVSAVRAGALLDPAGDSVLQARLLSERIPILLARQDVAGALLVAAQATGLLRHASTRTREASYRERRTRYRAALCLLSRGLGRAYLFPLRGAEADSPHLREARERLTGLLTATPLAPDRERLLRLDMLLSLASADPDAGRAARHCEEALGVAASPYELMQVHTARADAHLRAGQAEAALADVHRAHQALRRTVSAAPPAGEAEAPYTEVALDPGLRAQLLTVEARAGLMDPGSRPDALVRWVREQLCDASLQPFRAGVWRDVGEALATRPDAEACLLALHPDAPLDVLTVADAFTTAERLAAGDT, encoded by the coding sequence GTGGACTGGAAAGCCCTTCTCGCGGACCTGCGCGCCCACCTGCCGCCCACCGGCCCGGCCGGCTCCGGCGGGCGGGCCCAGCGCGGCAGCCTGAGGTGGCTGGAACGCGAGATGCGCCGGGTGGGCGGCAACCCGGCCTCCGTGCGCAACATCATCTACCGCGACGTGGGCACCGCCGCCGACAAGGCCGCCCTGCACGCCCTGCTGGGCGAACTGGCTGCGGAAGCCGGGCGGCCCCTGCCCGGGCTGGACCGCCCCGCGGCGGACCCCGCCCCGCCGGAACTGGACCTGCTGGGCCGCAGCAAGAAACGCGCCTACCGGCAGTTCCTGGCCGGCGTGCGGGCCGGCCGGGCGCCCCGGCTGATCGTGAGCGGCCCCCCGGGCTCCGGGAAGACCGTGCTCACCGACCAGATCGCCCTCGCGCTGACCAGGGCCGGCACGCCCTTCGTCCGGCACCGCCTGAGCGGCGAGGTCGGCCCACTGCTGAACCTGCCCCGGGACGCGGGGCGCACCTACGCCGAGCAGAGCGCCGCCCAGCACGCCGCCGCCCGCGCCCTGCTGCCAGGGTCGGGCGTGCTGCTCGTGCAGGTGGGCGCCGCGCTGTCCTTTCACGGCGCGGCGCCCCGGGACACCCAGGCCAGCCGCGTGAGCGCCGCCCGCTGGGCCTCGCAGGCGTTGCTGGGGGCCCTGCCGGCCGGCGTGGCGGCGCTGCTCACCGTGGAGGAGCCCGCCGGGCTGGAGGACGTGCCGGTGGAACACATCCGCATCCAGCCGCCCACGGCGGCCGAGTCCCGCCAGTACCTGATGACCCGCCTGGGCGTGAACCGAGCCGAGGCCGAGCGGCTCCTGTCCGAGACGGGCCGGCACCTCGACCGCCTGACACTGCTGGTCCGTGCCCACGGGGACGACGCCGCCGAGGGCGCCCTGCACGACCCAGACTCCCGCATGCTGGCCGAGGCCACCGCTGCGCTCCACGACCTGCATGCCCTGATTCCGGACCGGAATGCCCCACAGCCCCCGGCCGTGCCTGCCTTCCCGGACGCGCTGCTCACCGCCGCCCTGGGCCGCCCGGTGACCAGCCTGCCGGCCCATGCCCGGGCCCTGCTGCGGCCCGCCGGACCCGGCACGTGGCAGGCCGGGCCGGCCCTGACCGCCAGCTGGCCGCGGGTGGGTCGCGCCCCGCGTGAGTCGGCGCTGCGGCATGTGGCGATGGCCGACGGTCTCCCCCCAGACCTGAGTGGCGCCCGGGTGCACGCCCTGGTCGCGCTGCACGACTGGCCGGGCGTGCTCTCCCTGCTGGGCCGGCACCCGGATCTCGCCCGACACCTGCCCGCGGTCTGGGGGGCGGCGCGTGGGCAGCCGCCCGGCACGGTGCGGGACGGGCTGGCCCGCGCCCTGGCGCAGCACTTCGCGGGGCGCGGCCAGTACAGCCATCCGCAGATGCGCGACGCGCTGTTCATGCTGATGGAATCCGACTCGGACGGCGTGCGCGCCTGGACCCGCGTGAAGCTCGCCGAGTCCAGCCTGGAGACCGGCAACCTGGAGGCCGCCCGCACGCAGCTCGCCCACCCGGACGTCGCCGGCCTGCTCGGGGACGGGGGAGACCGCACGCGCGACCCCTGGCGCCTGTCCGCGCAGGCCGAGGCACTGCTCGTGCAGGCCGCCCTGGCCCGCTGGGACGGGCATCTGGATGAGGCGCGCGCCGCGGTGGCCGACCCCCGCGTCCGGCACGGCGGGCCCCGAGCGCAGCTCTGGCGCGGCCTGATCGACAAGGACCTGGGGGACACCCCGGGGGCCCTCTCGGCCCTGCGGTCCGTGCCGGCCAGCAGCCCCCTGCTCTCGGCCCGCGCCCGCTACCAGGAGGGGGACCTGCTGCTGCGCCTGGGCTGGCCCGGTCCGGCCCTGACCGCGCTGACCGACGCCCTGGCGCGTCTGGAAGCCGCGGGCGGCACTGCCGAGGAGCAGGCGCGCGTCACCGCCCGGCGAGCGACGGCCCTGCGCCGCCTGGGCCGGCTGGACGAGGCGCTGGTCTCGGCTGTCCGGGCCGGGGCGCTGCTGGACCCGGCGGGCGACAGTGTGCTCCAGGCCCGGCTGCTGTCCGAGCGGATCCCGATTCTGCTGGCCCGGCAGGACGTGGCGGGGGCCCTGCTGGTCGCGGCCCAGGCGACGGGGCTGCTGCGGCACGCCAGCACCCGCACCCGGGAGGCCTCGTACCGCGAGCGCCGCACCCGCTACCGCGCGGCCCTGTGCCTGCTCAGCCGCGGGCTGGGCCGCGCCTACCTGTTCCCGCTGCGGGGCGCGGAGGCCGACAGCCCCCACCTGCGGGAGGCCCGCGAGCGGCTCACGGGCCTCCTGACCGCCACGCCGCTGGCCCCGGACCGGGAGCGTCTGTTGCGCCTGGATATGCTGCTCAGCCTGGCGAGCGCGGACCCGGACGCCGGGCGCGCCGCGCGGCACTGCGAGGAGGCGCTGGGCGTGGCCGCCAGCCCGTACGAGCTCATGCAGGTGCACACGGCCCGCGCAGACGCGCACCTGCGGGCCGGTCAGGCGGAGGCGGCCCTGGCGGACGTGCACCGCGCGCATCAGGCGCTGCGACGCACCGTGTCGGCGGCCCCGCCGGCGGGCGAGGCCGAGGCGCCCTACACGGAGGTGGCGCTGGACCCGGGCCTGCGGGCGCAGCTGCTCACCGTGGAAGCCCGAGCGGGCCTGATGGACCCGGGTTCCCGCCCGGACGCCCTGGTGCGCTGGGTGCGGGAACAGCTGTGCGACGCCAGCCTGCAGCCGTTCCGGGCGGGAGTGTGGCGGGATGTGGGCGAGGCCCTGGCGACCCGGCCGGACGCGGAAGCCTGCCTGCTGGCCCTGCATCCGGATGCGCCTCTGGACGTCCTGACCGTCGCCGACGCCTTTACCACCGCTGAGAGGCTGGCGGCTGGCGACACCTGA
- a CDS encoding diacylglycerol/lipid kinase family protein — protein sequence MTDTPKRPFAVVLNPHAGGGLARRAWPELRAELDRRGLTHTLVQADSAAAALEQLDALPPEYAVMTLGGEGTVAGVLPALIGQDRPAGRPLAMIPLGTGNDFAGMTGLRPCAFTEALDRLAFAPRQVDALRVHILTGEQAGREAALLNGLGMGFDSQVTANMTRVPARLSGLARYAWAAVVTVRELRLTEVEITVDGERLYQGPSALAAVMNGQRFGGGFQISPLSDARDGLLNVLTSTRVSRGQLVGLMLRVLRGRHLGHPAVRHAQGERAHVRWAAPQPLHLDGDLSGTVSELEVVVLPGAVTLLNA from the coding sequence GTGACCGACACCCCCAAGCGGCCCTTCGCCGTCGTCCTGAACCCCCACGCCGGCGGGGGCCTCGCCCGGCGCGCCTGGCCGGAACTCCGCGCCGAACTGGACCGCCGCGGCCTGACCCACACCCTGGTGCAGGCCGACTCGGCCGCGGCCGCGCTGGAGCAGCTCGACGCCCTGCCGCCCGAGTACGCCGTGATGACCCTGGGCGGCGAGGGCACCGTCGCCGGCGTGCTCCCCGCCCTGATCGGCCAGGACCGGCCGGCCGGGCGGCCCCTGGCGATGATCCCGCTGGGCACCGGGAACGACTTTGCCGGCATGACCGGCCTGCGCCCCTGCGCGTTCACCGAGGCGCTGGACCGGCTGGCCTTCGCGCCGCGGCAGGTGGACGCCCTGCGGGTCCACATCCTGACCGGCGAACAGGCGGGGCGCGAGGCCGCGCTCCTGAACGGCCTGGGCATGGGTTTCGACTCGCAGGTCACCGCGAACATGACCCGCGTGCCCGCCCGGCTCAGTGGCCTGGCCCGCTACGCCTGGGCGGCGGTGGTCACCGTGCGCGAACTCCGCCTGACGGAGGTGGAGATCACCGTGGATGGGGAAAGGCTGTACCAGGGGCCGTCCGCGCTGGCGGCCGTAATGAACGGGCAGCGCTTCGGCGGCGGGTTCCAGATCAGCCCCCTGTCCGACGCCCGGGACGGCCTGCTGAACGTCCTGACCAGCACCCGGGTGAGCCGCGGGCAGCTGGTCGGGCTGATGCTGCGCGTCCTGCGCGGCCGGCACCTGGGGCACCCCGCTGTGCGGCACGCGCAGGGTGAGCGGGCGCACGTGCGCTGGGCAGCGCCGCAGCCCCTGCACCTGGACGGCGACCTGAGCGGCACCGTCTCGGAACTGGAGGTCGTGGTCCTGCCGGGCGCCGTGACGCTGCTGAACGCCTGA
- the upp gene encoding uracil phosphoribosyltransferase codes for MVSVVTHPLVQHKLTLMRDVRTGVKEFRELASEVSLLLAYEAMRDLELTTETLETPIQQGDFPVLTGKKLALVAILRAGLIMTEAIVTLVPAAKVGHIGLYRDPETLLPVAYYNKLPADIAERRVFVTDPMLATGGSASAAIQSLKDAGAQNITLMCILAAPEGVAVIERDHPDVHIVVAAVDSHLNDHGYIVPGLGDAGDRIYGTK; via the coding sequence ATGGTTTCTGTCGTCACCCACCCGCTCGTTCAGCACAAACTCACCCTGATGCGCGATGTCCGCACCGGCGTGAAGGAATTCCGCGAACTCGCCAGCGAGGTGAGCCTGCTGCTCGCCTACGAGGCCATGCGCGACCTGGAACTCACCACCGAGACCCTCGAGACGCCCATTCAGCAGGGCGACTTTCCCGTCCTCACCGGGAAGAAGCTGGCGCTGGTCGCCATCCTGCGCGCCGGCCTGATCATGACCGAAGCGATCGTGACCCTGGTGCCGGCCGCGAAGGTCGGGCACATCGGCCTGTACCGCGACCCGGAGACGCTGCTGCCCGTCGCGTACTACAACAAGCTCCCGGCGGACATCGCTGAGCGCCGCGTGTTCGTGACGGATCCCATGCTCGCCACGGGCGGCAGCGCCAGCGCCGCCATCCAGAGCTTGAAGGACGCCGGGGCGCAGAACATCACCCTGATGTGCATCCTCGCCGCGCCCGAAGGTGTCGCCGTGATCGAACGCGACCACCCGGACGTGCACATCGTGGTGGCCGCCGTGGACAGCCACCTGAACGACCACGGCTACATCGTTCCCGGCCTGGGCGACGCCGGGGACCGCATCTACGGCACGAAGTAA
- a CDS encoding phosphotransferase family protein, protein MTAPNARSTPAGPAEETRFPTLDARFGTLQAMSAGMQSRVYTTPDGAHVVKVYRNHLGQHTLEAANMRRAGLDRWIVDTVEADGVEALILRHFPGRPLTARDVPRALPQLRMQLRALHADRHGQVDTARVRERVLRFRSALAAYPLEDFFDAVEGPLEAGLLEGPAAFCHLDLWHDNILIARDSDDVLIIDWTRATWDDPLRDLALLKTGTLDLLDAEASLHAALGLLPDTERPTLARYRAYLALTTLHDLYWFLMNAPYEFERERDRKVPRTRHALARLPLRP, encoded by the coding sequence TTGACCGCCCCGAACGCCCGCTCCACGCCTGCCGGCCCCGCCGAGGAGACCCGGTTTCCCACGCTGGACGCCCGCTTCGGGACCCTCCAGGCGATGTCCGCCGGCATGCAGAGCCGCGTGTACACCACGCCGGACGGCGCGCACGTGGTCAAGGTGTACCGCAACCACCTGGGGCAGCACACCCTGGAGGCCGCGAACATGCGCCGCGCCGGCCTGGACCGCTGGATCGTGGACACCGTGGAAGCCGACGGCGTCGAGGCGCTGATCCTGAGGCACTTCCCGGGACGGCCGCTGACCGCCCGCGACGTGCCCCGCGCCCTGCCGCAACTGCGGATGCAGCTGCGCGCCCTGCACGCCGACCGCCACGGGCAGGTGGACACCGCCCGCGTGCGCGAGCGGGTCCTGCGCTTTCGCAGCGCGCTGGCTGCCTACCCCCTGGAGGACTTCTTCGACGCCGTCGAGGGCCCCCTGGAGGCCGGCCTGCTCGAAGGCCCCGCGGCCTTCTGCCACCTGGACCTCTGGCACGACAACATCCTCATCGCCCGCGACAGCGACGACGTGCTGATCATCGACTGGACCCGCGCCACCTGGGACGACCCGCTGCGTGACCTCGCCCTGCTGAAGACCGGCACCCTGGACCTGCTGGACGCCGAGGCCAGCCTGCACGCGGCGCTGGGCCTGCTCCCGGACACCGAGCGGCCCACCCTGGCCCGCTACCGCGCCTACCTGGCCCTGACCACCCTGCACGACCTGTACTGGTTCCTGATGAACGCCCCGTACGAGTTCGAGCGGGAGCGGGACCGCAAGGTGCCCCGCACCCGGCACGCCCTGGCCCGCCTCCCCCTGCGCCCCTGA